One part of the Micrococcus sp. 2A genome encodes these proteins:
- a CDS encoding glycosyltransferase has protein sequence MRPRLAVITPLFAPGVRGGGPIRTLTALVQGAPTWLDLHVFTQSRDHGERQDMVDITDRPTMWEGTKVTYARAHTVRGLGALYAGLVRWRPDVIYLNSYWSLFFSQGVMAIHRCGLFGRAVVVIAPRGEFAPAALNRHSTRKALMRWGNQLCGSHRSVIWHASSVGEADDIRRYIGPVAPVVIRENDSLLPARAEPVTDSTPASGRGALRAVFLGRLVEHKGPDLAAEAVAALDGEVTLDIYGPAEDEAFTASLRCLAESTDGRIRIRGTLSHDDVRATLSGYEVLVLPTRSENFGHVIAEALSVGVPVVVPDVTPWTSVLETGGAGRVVERSAAAIRSALQELADMSEAEVIGTRRAAASAYDDWRRASLATPHLFDLLRGRGLFPDA, from the coding sequence ATGCGCCCCCGTCTCGCGGTCATCACTCCGCTCTTCGCCCCCGGCGTCCGTGGCGGCGGTCCCATCCGGACCCTCACCGCGCTCGTCCAGGGGGCCCCCACCTGGCTGGACCTCCACGTGTTCACGCAGAGTCGCGACCACGGGGAGCGGCAGGACATGGTCGACATCACTGACAGGCCCACGATGTGGGAGGGGACCAAGGTCACATATGCCCGCGCGCACACCGTACGAGGGCTGGGTGCCCTCTATGCAGGTCTCGTACGGTGGCGGCCCGATGTCATCTACCTCAATTCCTACTGGAGCCTCTTCTTTTCGCAGGGGGTCATGGCGATCCACCGATGCGGTCTCTTCGGACGGGCCGTCGTCGTGATCGCGCCACGGGGCGAGTTCGCACCGGCGGCCCTCAACCGGCACTCCACGCGCAAGGCGCTGATGCGCTGGGGAAACCAGCTTTGCGGATCCCACCGGAGCGTGATCTGGCACGCGAGCTCCGTGGGGGAAGCGGACGACATCCGCCGGTACATCGGTCCAGTTGCACCTGTGGTCATCCGTGAAAACGACAGTCTTCTGCCGGCTCGAGCGGAGCCGGTGACGGACTCGACGCCGGCTTCGGGGCGAGGCGCGCTTCGGGCGGTGTTCCTCGGGCGTCTCGTCGAGCACAAGGGCCCGGATCTGGCGGCGGAAGCCGTGGCGGCACTGGACGGTGAGGTGACACTGGACATCTACGGTCCCGCAGAAGATGAGGCATTCACCGCGTCGTTGCGCTGTCTGGCGGAGAGCACCGATGGGCGCATCCGAATCCGGGGAACTTTGTCCCACGACGACGTTCGAGCGACCTTGAGCGGATACGAGGTCCTAGTCCTGCCCACCCGAAGTGAGAACTTCGGGCACGTGATCGCAGAAGCACTCTCGGTGGGGGTGCCGGTTGTCGTCCCCGATGTCACGCCGTGGACATCGGTGCTCGAGACCGGCGGCGCCGGCCGTGTCGTGGAACGCTCCGCGGCAGCGATCCGATCAGCCCTCCAAGAACTGGCGGACATGTCCGAAGCCGAGGTCATAGGCACGCGCCGTGCGGCGGCAAGTGCCTATGACGACTGGCGCCGGGCGTCGCTGGCGACGCCGCACCTGTTCGACCTCTTGAGGGGCCGGGGGCTCTTTCCAGACGCATGA
- a CDS encoding holo-ACP synthase — MIVGVGVDVVDVPRFRAQLERAPALRERLFTADERDLPLRSLAARFAAKEAIAKAMGAPPGMMWHHCWIPRPEHGDGRPEVRLTGTVEAQARALGITHWHLSLSHDGDVAAAYVVAERRAEEDTP, encoded by the coding sequence GTGATCGTCGGCGTGGGCGTGGACGTGGTGGACGTGCCGCGGTTCCGCGCGCAGCTGGAGCGGGCGCCCGCCCTGCGGGAGCGGCTCTTCACCGCGGACGAGCGGGACCTCCCGCTGCGCTCGCTCGCCGCGCGGTTCGCCGCGAAGGAGGCCATCGCCAAGGCGATGGGCGCCCCGCCCGGCATGATGTGGCACCACTGCTGGATCCCTCGCCCCGAGCACGGCGACGGCCGTCCCGAGGTGCGGCTGACCGGCACGGTCGAGGCGCAGGCCCGAGCCCTCGGCATCACCCACTGGCACCTCTCGCTCAGTCACGACGGCGACGTCGCCGCCGCCTACGTCGTGGCCGAGCGGCGAGCGGAGGAGGACACCCCGTGA
- the glgX gene encoding glycogen debranching protein GlgX — MRTVDIGQPYPLGATVDDTGTNFAIAVGREVEAVELCLVGEDGTEERIPIEERHDTTWHVHVADVGPGQRYGYRVRGPWEPARGLWHNPAKVLVDPYARAFTGEYAWGQQHHSYDFDEPDRMDTTDNLGSTMLGVVVADDFDWGEDAPPHTELADTVVYETHVKGMSRLHPDVPEELRGTYAGMAHPAVVGHLTHLGVTAVELMPVHQFVNDATLQEKGLDNYWGYNTIGFFAPHAAYAAADDLGGQVREFKQMVKDLHAAGLEVILDVVYNHTAEGNDKGPMLSLRGFDNAGYYHLVAGDERHYMDYTGTGNSVDLSSPKALQLVMDSLRYWVTEMHVDGFRFDLATTLTRVEGEKGPDMFSGFFDVVRQDPVLRMVKLIAEPWDVGWGGYQVGNFPGIWSEWNGMYRDTVRDFWRGEPGTLGEFATRLTGSADLYEGDGRSPGASVNFVTAHDGFTLRDLVSYNEKHNAANGEDNKDGDSHNRSWNCGVEGQTDDPEVLTLRARQQRNFLATLLLSQGVPMISHGDELGRTQGGNNNAYCQDNEIAWIDWSTVDANLVEFTRTLIRLRREHAVFRRRQHFDGRPAARDVDAPLPDIVWLEPDASPKTEDDWGNEARSIGFYLNGHALPRRDGEEEPYRDFYVLMNAWWEPVPYTLPGPTFPAAWEIVLDTSSHVAPQGTHPIVRAGELVELPPRSTMILRQTPEDASA, encoded by the coding sequence ATGCGCACAGTGGACATCGGCCAGCCGTACCCCCTCGGGGCCACGGTGGACGACACCGGCACCAACTTCGCCATCGCCGTCGGCCGGGAGGTCGAGGCCGTGGAGCTGTGCCTCGTGGGGGAGGACGGCACGGAGGAGCGCATCCCGATCGAGGAGCGCCACGACACCACATGGCACGTGCACGTGGCCGACGTCGGCCCGGGCCAGCGCTACGGGTACCGGGTGCGCGGTCCCTGGGAGCCCGCCCGCGGGCTGTGGCACAACCCCGCCAAGGTCCTGGTGGACCCCTACGCGCGCGCCTTCACGGGCGAGTACGCGTGGGGCCAGCAGCACCACTCGTACGACTTCGACGAGCCGGACCGCATGGACACCACCGACAACCTGGGCTCGACCATGCTCGGCGTGGTGGTGGCCGACGACTTCGACTGGGGCGAGGACGCCCCGCCGCACACCGAGCTCGCGGACACCGTGGTCTACGAGACGCACGTGAAGGGCATGAGCCGGCTGCACCCGGACGTGCCGGAGGAGCTGCGCGGCACCTACGCCGGCATGGCCCACCCCGCCGTGGTCGGGCACCTGACGCACCTGGGCGTGACCGCGGTCGAGCTCATGCCGGTGCACCAGTTCGTCAACGACGCGACGCTCCAGGAGAAGGGGCTGGACAACTACTGGGGCTACAACACGATCGGGTTCTTCGCCCCGCACGCCGCCTACGCGGCGGCAGACGACCTCGGCGGCCAGGTGCGCGAGTTCAAGCAGATGGTCAAGGACCTCCACGCGGCCGGCCTCGAGGTCATCCTGGACGTGGTCTACAACCACACCGCCGAGGGCAACGACAAGGGCCCCATGCTCTCCCTGCGCGGCTTCGACAACGCCGGGTACTACCACCTCGTGGCGGGCGACGAGCGCCACTACATGGACTACACGGGCACGGGGAACTCGGTGGACCTCTCCAGCCCCAAGGCCCTCCAGCTCGTCATGGACTCGCTGCGGTACTGGGTGACCGAGATGCACGTGGACGGCTTCCGGTTCGACCTCGCCACCACCCTCACCCGCGTGGAGGGGGAGAAGGGCCCGGACATGTTCTCCGGCTTCTTCGACGTGGTGCGCCAGGACCCGGTGCTGCGCATGGTCAAGCTCATCGCCGAGCCCTGGGACGTGGGGTGGGGCGGCTACCAGGTGGGCAACTTCCCCGGCATCTGGAGCGAGTGGAACGGCATGTACCGGGACACGGTGCGCGACTTCTGGCGCGGTGAGCCGGGCACCCTCGGCGAGTTCGCCACCCGCCTCACCGGCTCAGCGGACCTGTACGAGGGCGACGGCCGCAGCCCCGGCGCGTCCGTGAACTTCGTCACCGCGCACGACGGCTTCACCCTGCGCGACCTCGTCTCCTACAACGAGAAGCACAACGCCGCCAACGGCGAGGACAACAAGGACGGCGACTCGCACAACCGCTCCTGGAACTGTGGCGTCGAGGGGCAGACGGACGATCCGGAGGTCCTCACCCTCCGTGCCCGGCAGCAGCGCAACTTCCTCGCCACGCTCCTGCTCAGCCAGGGCGTGCCGATGATCAGCCACGGCGACGAGCTCGGCCGGACGCAGGGCGGCAACAACAACGCCTACTGCCAGGACAACGAGATCGCCTGGATCGACTGGTCCACGGTGGACGCGAACCTCGTGGAGTTCACGCGCACGCTCATCCGGCTGCGCCGTGAGCACGCGGTGTTCCGCCGGCGCCAGCACTTCGACGGCCGCCCCGCCGCCCGCGACGTGGACGCGCCCCTGCCGGACATCGTGTGGCTCGAGCCGGACGCCTCGCCCAAGACGGAGGACGACTGGGGCAACGAGGCCCGCTCGATCGGGTTCTACCTGAACGGCCATGCGCTGCCGCGCCGAGACGGGGAGGAGGAGCCCTACCGGGACTTCTACGTGCTGATGAACGCGTGGTGGGAGCCGGTGCCGTACACCCTGCCCGGCCCCACGTTCCCCGCGGCCTGGGAGATCGTCCTGGACACGTCCTCGCACGTGGCGCCCCAGGGCACCCATCCGATCGTGCGCGCCGGCGAGCTGGTCGAGCTGCCGCCGCGCTCCACCATGATCCTGCGCCAGACCCCCGAGGACGCCTCGGCGTGA